In Cydia fagiglandana chromosome 16, ilCydFagi1.1, whole genome shotgun sequence, the following are encoded in one genomic region:
- the LOC134671729 gene encoding RNA polymerase II-associated protein 3-like, whose amino-acid sequence MDKAFEIQKACRDNVKNLQTYLTDLKNWEVEMKRKEAALNGEFEQDLPPVRSKARKEKPIVETKKKVEKRIPSSDYKAWDDFDVDKACEEIDMEDVGPTSLDSKKSQSAKMDKLRQEAHHEKERGNSFVKMEKWDEAIACYNRAIELVKDDAIYYANRGLCYLKKDSLHQAETDCSTAIRLDPTYVKAYQRRATARERLGSLRAASQDLNEVLKLEPHNSQARKQRDDLRNRMGTKGLKSKSSPNSTPTSETKPFPKTGQPKIIELQDEPVKEVKPPSELERWRDGVGEGITVIKPVKKPPHLRSKRALKSIPIHEIPLGKTEPEKPATRLQIVELEDTLSHGDSNNNDNKTKETHLIDNAGDVTAEVKVKITSPASEKLLADLTQKEVLKEDMVPPTNSVQFMQEWKMLRGNDRAKADYLSIIDPSKIPSIFDNALESPVLSEFLQLLHGDVSKYAQHTVTSYLRGLSRVKRFSALAMFLSNKDKQTLNSLLEHCKTVEHCSEDDIADLKNKFEL is encoded by the exons atggacaaagCCTTTGAGATCCAGAAGGCCTGCCGGGATAACGTAAAAAATCTTCAAACATACCTCACAGACCTTAAGAACTGGGAGGTTGAAATGAAACGTAAAGAGGCCGCTTTGAACGGCGAATTTGAGCAG GACTTACCCCCAGTGAGGAGTAAAGCGAGGAAAGAGAAACCGATTGTTGAAACTAAAAAGAAGGTGGAGAAACGTATTCCGTCGTCTGACTACAAAGCCTGGGACGATTTTGATGTT GACAAGGCCTGTGAGGAAATAGACATGGAAGATGTGGGCCCCACATCCCTGGACAGCAAAAAGAGCCAGTCAGCTAAGATGGACAAGCTGCGGCAGGAGGCCCATCATGAGAAAGAGAGA GGCAACAGTTTCGTAAAGATGGAGAAATGGGATGAGGCCATAGCGTGCTACAACCGCGCCATAGAGCTTGTAAAGGATGATGCCATATACTATGCCAACCGAGGACTGTGCTATCTCAAAAAAGACAG CCTACACCAAGCCGAGACTGACTGCAGCACAGCAATCCGCCTCGACCCGACCTATGTAAAAGCCTACCAGCGCCGCGCCACCGCCAGAGAGCGCCTCGGGTCCCTCCGGGCTGCCTCGCAGGACCTCAATGAGGTCCTCAAGTTGGAACCTCACAACTCACAGGCGAGGAAGCAGAGAGATGACCTTAGGAACAGAATGGGGACTAAAGGG CTGAAATCAAAGTCATCACCCAACTCGACCCCGACCAGTGAAACCAAACCCTTCCCGAAGACCGGACAGCCGAAGATCATAGAACTTCAGGATGAGCCGGTGAAAGAAGTCAAGCCACCCAGCGAGCTAGAGAGGTGGAGGGACGGAGTCGGAGAGGGCATTACTGTCATCAAACCTGTCAAGAAACCACCTCATTTGAGGTCCAAG AGGGCCCTCAAATCCATCCCAATCCACGAGATACCCCTGGGCAAGACTGAACCAGAGAAGCCTGCGACCAGACTACAGATCGTGGAACTAGAAGACACCCTGTCCCACGGGGACTCCAACAACAACGACAACAAGACCAAGGAGACACACCTCATAGACAACGCGGGGGATGTGACGGCTGAAGTCAAGGTGA AAATAACCAGTCCAGCATCAGAGAAGCTGCTCGCGGACCTGACGCAGAAGGAGGTCCTGAAGGAAGACATGGTGCCGCCGACCAACAGTGTCCAGTTCATGCAGGAGTGGAAGATGCTGAGGGGAAACGACCGCGCCAAGGCGGATTATTTGAGT ATCATAGACCCGTCCAAGATCCCATCAATATTCGACAACGCTCTAGAAAGCCCCGTTCTCTCGGAGTTCCTTCAGCTGCTGCACGGTGACGTCAGCAAGTACGCGCAGCACACCGTGACGTCATACCTGCGCGGCCTGAGCCGGGTCAAGAGGTTCTCGGCGCTGGCTATGTTCCTCTCCAACAAGGACAAGCAAA cgcTCAACAGTCTCCTCGAACACTGTAAGACTGTAGAACACTGCTCAGAAGACGACATCGCAGATCTGAAGaacaaatttgaactttaa